In the genome of Dermacentor silvarum isolate Dsil-2018 chromosome 1, BIME_Dsil_1.4, whole genome shotgun sequence, one region contains:
- the LOC119441571 gene encoding uncharacterized protein LOC119441571 produces MSGVNYPSTGWTNDLARLPRLLNSELNRLASSSGSKNKARRSYKLLTESYVVASTISACYDQEMQSMFFIRARCFRSQKKTQAPYLVHVTMSRDGRVLGGHCECPAGRKACSHLQAVLQVILLLQEKGFQEAPAHLSCTDLPQVWRRPRTQHVKASSLQSVDWRRVDEGGRDMPLPCRLYIEKFKQRSADEKRSDALLFACGLAKVGADSALVAVLSAADRAPMCITKCGTVFHGSPLAYHHPLAPHGFRVFLCKTLERGFNSSVPPRLPEEMVSFTDSTPSAIPGDFDENKQRILKKIVLTSVEAQLLERNSRRQRKSLTWCQERKYRLTASNFGTVLLRRQWTDKGLGHLTSSKDLSRVPAVRYGIANEAKALQRYEEALRNTGRDVQLQCTGLFVNPEYPWLGASPDAIVYDPSEDPPWGCVEVKCPYSLKDADSEKLLTARDTCVDFDNLQHPSLKIEHPYFAQVIGQMGVTELTWADFVIYSDNFVCVQRIKFEENVWEQMRVKLDEFYFMTLLPYYGKKM; encoded by the exons ATGAGCGGCGTCAATTACCCTTCGACGGGATGGACGAACGATTTGGCGCGGCTGCCGCGGCTGTTGAACTCCGAGTTGAATCGGCTGGCGTCGTCCTCGGGGTCGAAGAATAAAGCTCGTCGGAGCTACAAGCTGCTGACGGAAAGTTACGTCGTAGCCTCAACTATAAGTGCCTGCTACGACCAAGAAAT GCAGTCCATGTTCTTCATACGGGCGAGATGCTTCCGGAGCCAGAAGAAAACCCAGGCGCCATATCTTGTTCACGTGACAATGAGTAGAGACGGTAGGGTTCTTGGCGGCCACTGTGAATGTCCAGCAGGAAGAAAAGCCTGCAGCCACTTACAAGCTGTCCTGCAAGTAATTCTTTTGCTGCAAGAAAAGGGCTTCCAGGAAGCTCCAGCCCACTTGTCGTGCACAGATTTGCCGCAAGTTTGGAGACGGCCTCGCACACAACATGTGAAAGCAAGCAGCCTCCAAAGTGTGGACTGGAGAAGAGTGGATGAGGGTGGCCGAGACATGCCCTTGCCATGTCGATTATACATAGAAAAATTCAAACAGCGCAGTGCAGACGAGAAGAGGAGTGATGCCCTGCTTTTTGCATGTGGCTTGGCCAAGGTTGGAGCGGACAGTGCATTGGTAGCAGTGCTATCTGCTGCAGACCGTGCACCAATGTGCATTACTAAGTGTGGGACAGTTTTTCATGGGTCACCACTGGCATACCACCATCCTCTTGCTCCACATGGATTTAGAGTTTTTCTATGCAAGACACTTGAAAGAGGCTTTAACTCAAGTGTGCCCCCGCGCCTGCCTGAAGAGATGGTATCATTCACTGACAGCACACCATCGGCTATCCCAGGTGACTTCGATGAAAATAAACAGCGCATCTTGAAG AAAATTGTGCTCACATCTGTTGAAGCACAGTTGTTGGAGAGGAACTCCCGAAGGCAACGGAAAAGCTTGACTTGGTGCCAAGAAAGGAAGTACCGGCTCACAGCATCTAACTTTGGCACCGTACTATTGCGGAGACAATGGACAGATAAAGGTCTTGGCCACCTAACTTCATCAAAGGACCTATCCAGGGTTCCTGCTGTCAG GTATGGCATAGCCAACGAGGCAAAGGCATTACAGCGGTACGAAGAAGCATTGAGAAACACAGGCCGGGATGTCCAACTTCAGTGCACCGGGCTTTTTGTTAACCCCGAGTATCCATGGCTTGGCGCATCACCAGATGCCATTGTCTACGATCCATCTGAAGATCCACCATGGGGATGCGTCGAAGTGAAGTGCCCGTATAGCTTAAAGGATGCTGACTCTGAGAAACTTTTGACTGCCAGGGACACTTGTGTAGATTTCGACAATCTGCAGCACCCTTCTTTAAAGATAGAGCATCCATACTTTGCCCAAGTGATAGGTCAAATGGGTGTAACAGAGTTAACATGGGCAGATTTTGTCATTTATTCGGATAACTTCGTGTGTGTGCAAAGAATCAAGTTTGAGGAGAATGTTTGGGAACAAATGAGAGTCAAGCTAGATGAATTTTACTTTATGACCCTTCTGCCATACTATGGCAAGAAAATGTAG